Below is a genomic region from Citrobacter tructae.
GACCAGACGATGGTAATCGCCACACTTTCCAGTTGAACCAGTAGCTGATGCCCCATTGTAACGCCTTCAGCAAAGCCCACGCCTCCCAGAGAACTGGCGGCGAACACCCCGGTCAGGATACAACCGACAATGCCGCAAACGCCGTGCACTCCGAACACATCGCACGGATCATCAACGCGCAGAAAACGTTTCAGCATCGTCACGCCCCATAGCCCCGCCAGACCGGCAATTGCGCCGATGATCAACGCGCCGCCGACACCGATGTAACCACAAGCAGGCGTCACGCCAACCAAGCCCGCGATGGCACCAGAACACGCGCCCAGTAACGATGGTTTGCCACGCAGCGCCCACTCACCGAAGATCCAGCCGAGGATGGCAGCCGCGGTCGCTATCACGGTATTCACAAAGGCGAGTGCCGCGATTTCGTTAGCCGTGCCCGCAGAACCAGCGTTAAAACCAAACCAACCGATGTAGAGAACGGCAGTACCGGTAAAAACCATCGGCAGGTTATGCGGTTTAAAGGCTTCTTTGCCAAAACCGACGCGTTTGCCAATCAGATAAGCGCCAACCAGCCCAGCGATCGCCGCGTTAATATGCACCACCGTCCCGCCCGCAAAATCCAGCGCGCCATGGGAAGCCAGCAGACCACCGCCCCAGACCATATGCGCAATCGGAATGTAAGACAGCGTCAGCCACACCACCACAAAAATGAGCACCGCAGAAAAGCGAATACGTTCAGCCAGCGCACCAACGATAAGCCCAACGGTGATGCAGGCAAACGAGCCCTGGAACGCAACGTGAATGTACTGGTAGAAACTCCCCGTTACCGCCGTCAGCGCAATGTTTTTCAGCATCACCCAGTTGAAGTTGCCGAAGAAGCTATTCCCCTCGCCAAAGGCCAGCGAGTAGCCGTAAACCACCCATAAAATGCAGACCAGGGCGAACGTCACCGTGACCTGCGTCAGCATCGACAGGACGTTCTTGCCGCGAATCAAACCGCCGTAGAACAACGCAATGCCTGGAATGGTCATAAACAGCACCAGCGCGGTGCATATCATCATAAAGGCGTTATCGGCTTTGTCCGCGACGGCCGGCGCTGCCATCGCCAGTCCCGGCAGCAGCGCCAGTGAAGCGATACCCGTTTTCATCGTTGCTATCTTCATTTTTTGGTTTCCTATCACTGTGTGCCAGAAATTACAGTGCGGCTTCGTCGGCTTCACCGGTACGAATGCGAATCACACGTTGCAGCTCGGCGACGAAAATTTTGCCGTCGCCAATTTTTCCGGTGTAGGCCGACTTGCTGATGACATCGATCACTTCATCAAGCTGATCGTCGGCAATCGCCACATCAATCTTCACCTTCGGTAAGAAATTGACGCTATATTCGGC
It encodes:
- the amtB gene encoding ammonium transporter AmtB, producing the protein MKIATMKTGIASLALLPGLAMAAPAVADKADNAFMMICTALVLFMTIPGIALFYGGLIRGKNVLSMLTQVTVTFALVCILWVVYGYSLAFGEGNSFFGNFNWVMLKNIALTAVTGSFYQYIHVAFQGSFACITVGLIVGALAERIRFSAVLIFVVVWLTLSYIPIAHMVWGGGLLASHGALDFAGGTVVHINAAIAGLVGAYLIGKRVGFGKEAFKPHNLPMVFTGTAVLYIGWFGFNAGSAGTANEIAALAFVNTVIATAAAILGWIFGEWALRGKPSLLGACSGAIAGLVGVTPACGYIGVGGALIIGAIAGLAGLWGVTMLKRFLRVDDPCDVFGVHGVCGIVGCILTGVFAASSLGGVGFAEGVTMGHQLLVQLESVAITIVWSGVVAFIGYKLADMTVGLRVPEEQEREGLDVNSHGENAYNA
- the glnK gene encoding P-II family nitrogen regulator; protein product: MKLVTVVIKPFKLEDVREALSSIGIQGLTVTEVKGFGRQKGHAELYRGAEYSVNFLPKVKIDVAIADDQLDEVIDVISKSAYTGKIGDGKIFVAELQRVIRIRTGEADEAAL